From Candidatus Eisenbacteria bacterium, the proteins below share one genomic window:
- a CDS encoding tetratricopeptide repeat protein codes for MRVDAEIGLSEPQSDQRFSLREAARILEVPEARLRALARAGFLAPQRGPVGPLSFGFRDLLLLRTTKGLLQSGVPMRRIRRIWASLREQLDAGLPLTSIAIHTDGEEVVASDGGSRWQPDSGQFLLNFEASEIVERAAIGAVGREDAAPGDSAYDPGPTAEQWYEAGCALEATSPEQAREAYQRALEIDPRVTDAHINLGRQLHIAGELGRAEPHYREAARLDPDDPTPHFNLGVLLEEVGRRDEAVHAYRQAILRDPDFADAHCNIGLLLESLGRRLEAVRHLMAARQLNGSQE; via the coding sequence GTGAGGGTAGACGCTGAGATCGGCCTCTCGGAGCCTCAGTCGGACCAGCGATTTTCCCTGCGCGAGGCGGCGCGCATCCTCGAAGTGCCCGAAGCGCGCCTGCGCGCCCTGGCCCGCGCCGGATTTCTGGCGCCCCAACGCGGGCCGGTCGGTCCCCTCTCGTTCGGCTTCCGGGACCTCCTCCTGCTCCGGACCACGAAGGGACTCCTCCAATCGGGCGTGCCGATGCGGCGGATCCGTCGCATCTGGGCTTCTCTCCGCGAGCAGCTCGATGCCGGGCTTCCGCTCACGAGCATCGCGATCCATACGGACGGAGAGGAGGTAGTTGCTTCGGACGGCGGCTCTCGCTGGCAGCCGGACTCGGGTCAGTTTCTCCTCAACTTCGAGGCCAGCGAGATCGTGGAGCGGGCCGCCATCGGCGCCGTCGGCCGTGAAGATGCCGCGCCGGGCGATTCCGCGTATGACCCTGGGCCCACCGCCGAGCAATGGTACGAGGCCGGCTGCGCTCTGGAAGCGACGTCGCCCGAGCAGGCACGCGAGGCCTATCAGCGCGCCCTCGAGATCGACCCGCGCGTGACCGACGCGCACATCAATCTCGGCCGCCAGCTTCACATCGCGGGCGAGCTGGGCCGCGCCGAGCCCCACTACCGTGAGGCAGCGAGGCTCGATCCGGACGACCCCACCCCGCACTTCAACCTCGGCGTCCTGCTCGAGGAGGTGGGACGGCGGGACGAAGCTGTCCACGCCTATCGCCAGGCGATTCTCCGCGATCCCGATTTTGCCGACGCGCACTGCAATATTGGATTGCTGCTGGAATCGCTCGGCCGGCGGCTGGAGGCCGTGCGCCACCTGATGGCCGCCCGCCAGCTAAACGGGTCGCAGGAGTAG
- a CDS encoding peroxiredoxin, whose translation MAVQIGNAALQIGSVAPDFEAQTTAGPIRFHEWIGDSWAVLFSHPKDFTPVCTTELGYMAKLKPEFDKRNTKVIGLSVDPVDNHVKWSNDIKETQGFAPNYPMIGDTDLAVSKLYGMLPADLEGSCDGRTAADNQTVRNVYVIGPDKKIKLMIAYPMTTGRNFDEVLRVIDSMQLTAKHKVATPVNWKQGEDVIIAGSVSDDDAKKTYPQGWKAPRPYLRIVPQPKS comes from the coding sequence ATGGCCGTTCAGATTGGAAACGCGGCTCTTCAGATCGGCAGCGTGGCCCCGGATTTCGAGGCTCAGACGACTGCGGGACCGATCCGCTTCCACGAGTGGATCGGAGATTCGTGGGCGGTGCTTTTCTCGCATCCCAAAGACTTCACCCCGGTTTGCACCACCGAGCTCGGCTACATGGCCAAGCTCAAGCCCGAATTCGACAAGCGAAACACGAAGGTCATCGGGCTGAGCGTGGATCCCGTGGACAATCACGTGAAGTGGTCGAACGACATCAAGGAGACACAAGGGTTCGCGCCGAATTACCCGATGATCGGCGACACCGATCTGGCCGTCTCCAAGCTCTACGGTATGTTGCCCGCGGACTTGGAGGGGTCATGCGACGGCAGAACCGCCGCCGATAACCAAACCGTTCGGAACGTGTACGTGATCGGACCCGACAAGAAGATCAAGCTGATGATCGCGTATCCCATGACGACCGGACGGAATTTCGATGAGGTCCTGCGCGTCATCGACTCGATGCAGCTGACCGCGAAGCACAAGGTCGCGACCCCGGTGAACTGGAAGCAGGGGGAGGACGTGATCATCGCGGGCTCGGTCTCGGACGATGATGCGAAGAAAACGTATCCGCAGGGATGGAAGGCGCCGAGGCCGTATCTCAGGATCGTGCCCCAGCCGAAGTCTTAG